TACAGCCTGCAAAAAGCCGACACCGCGCTGACCATTACGAGCGTCACGGAAGTGACTGGAATGACGCGAAAAGCCGCCCAGGAAGCGATAGATCCGCTTGTTGCACGTGGACTGCTAAAGGAATCCTGGGGGCGGACGTCGATCGGCCGGGGCAAGGCCCGGCAGTACGAGATCGCGCCCGAGATATTCGTAAAGCTTCAGGGTGTGTACGGCGCCTAGTCTTGGCGAAGCACTCTCCAATACCACACGAAAACGCATAGTATTGATTGCGCCTTAGCGCGCAAGCATACTCGACGCTGCGACTCAGGATGCCGCGATGCAAACTGATTCGTTTGGCGCAGATAAATCGTCTGATGGAGAAACTATAGAGCAAAAACGGAACGACCTCGGAAGTTGGCGCTTCCAAGGCCGGTTCAAAGAAGATCGGTAGTTTTGATCGGGCTGTTTGCCTGTCCGTCAATCAGTATCCGGACAATCGCAAACCCCCAAATTGCTGTCAAGACGAAACGCCGCTTCGGTGAACGCTCCTGCTTTGCCATTTCGGGAGGAAACCGAATTGAGCACGACAGAAAGCCATACACCCCACTCATGGGCCAGACCGGTCGCAGGAGTGCGACAGGTCACGCAGGCGAGCCTCGACGCGCAGCGCGCCGCACGTCGCTATGCCGGATCAAGGAGCCCACGGATCAAACGCGTCGATGCGCTGCGGATTGCCAAACGTGCAGCGGCGGCCATGGGCTTGAAGGCGGCCAAGATCGCCATGATTGACAAGCTGTTCGGCTTCTCACCAACGGCAGACTGGGAGAGTTTGGACGCCAACCCCGTGGTGTGGCCGTCGAACGACGCCCTGGCGCGGCAGCTTGGCCTGTCGGTTTCGACAACGCGGTATCATCTGCGCGGTCTGGCGGCGGCCGGACTGATCGCCCATACATCCCACCCGACCTATCAGCGCCGCGGTGTCCGCAACGGACAGGGCCACATCGTCGAGGCCTTCGGCATCGATCTCTCTCCGATCATCATGCGCTATGACGAGCTGCTCGAGATCGCACTCGCCTATGAGCAGGACGGGCGCGAGCGCCGTGAACTCTCCTGCCGGCGCACCCAGTTACGCAGGGAGATCGAGTCGGTCTTTGCCGCGGCACGGCGCGACGACATCGCCGGCGACTGGCAGCCGTTCCAGGCGAGGCTCGATCGGCTGCGCGAAATCACACCCGCCGACAGCGAGGCCTTTCATCAGCTGATCGACGGATTGTCCGCACTTCGCGACGAGGTCGAAGGCGCATTCAGCGATGCTTGTGAGCGCTCAAATTTAGACACCGCGGTGATCAAATTTCGACAGGTACAAACTACAGCCGAATCTTCACCTCGTAGAAGTAGTCTCGCCCCTGCCCCGCGGGGTCTTGCGGACTCTACTCATCTCCGGCAGTGGCGTGAGCCGACCTCTCCTTCCGAAAGAAGAAGCAAAGGCAGCGGCCAGGCGGATGCGGACGGGCCGAACACGCTTAGGAGCGGCGGCGACGAAATCACCAATGTCTCGCTCGCTCTCGTCCGGACGGCGTGCCCTGCCCTCGCCTTCCACGTCCCGCAGGTCTTCGATAGCTGGGCGCAGCTGCGTCAGTCCGGCCGCCGCCTTTGCGCCGCCGCGTCGATCAATCCGCAGGTATGGACTGAAGCGGAAACGCACCTCGGCCCCGATACGGCTATCGCGGCACTCGCGGTCACGGTGCAGCGCGCCGAAAGTGGCCACGTATCATGCCCCGGCGCCTACCTGCGCACCCTCATTCAACGCGGCAGGAAGGGCCAACTGCGCATCAGTCGCTCGCTCTTTGCTCTCGCCGACCGTCAGCACAAGACAGCCCTGCCGGAAATCATCGCGTCAAAGCCGCCCGATCGTGGCTTCCCACCCGGCCCGATTTCCTGGACCGGATGGTCCGAGCTAGTCCGCCGTCATGCGCCCGAGCCGATCCCGGACGCAGAGAACGTCGCCGAGGCGTTCAGGGCCTGGTGCCGCAAGAGCAATATCGACCTTGAGCAGCCGAGCATCGAAGTAGCTTTCATTGGCTTCTGCAAGAAGTCGCGGCCGCGTTCCAATGGCTAGCGTGACGCCGCCGTCGCGAATGGTAGTCGCTGCGGCCCTATGGCTCGCTCATCTGACGGGTGCCGTATGGGCGCAGCAGCTTCCCGAGACCGTGACAGGGTTCGCCCAGGTCTATGACGGCGTGACCTTCGATCTGATCGAAAGCGGAAGCCGCTATCGAACGGTCACTCGCGTCCGCCTCGAATCGGTCGAGGCCTGCGAGATCAGGCAGAAGGCGAAGCTCGCCGGCTTCGACTGGCCCTGTGGCGTTGTCGCAGCCGCGTGGCTCGTATCCAGCACCATGTCACGCCCGGTCGAGTGTCGGCCGACGCGCATCCTCAAGGGCGGCGGGTACTGGGCGCAATGCTTCGTGGAAAATCGCGATATTGGGGCGGAGGGCATTAGAGTCGGCATGTACGTGCTTGCGGCTCCAGCAGGTGAGGTGGCGCTGCCTCGATATAGCGAGCTCGAAGAAAACGCCAGGCAGGATCGGGAGGGGCTTTGGTCCAGTGAGTTTATGATGCCGGCAGACTGGCGCCGGGCGAACGGAAGCTACAATCCGTTAGCCCCGAGCAGGTGACGTGTGATGGCCGTCGATGCCTGGAAGCAGGCAAAGTTGGACCAGTTTCTTGTCAGCCGTTTTTTTGTGAGAAAAAGGCAGACAGAACAACGGGCTATGCAATTTGACGGGTATTTTGCGGTCGCTTTTTCAGCGCAAAGGGACGTTAACTTCTCGTTAACTTTAAATCCGTTGCGCGGCTTGGAGAATCGGTCGTATAATTGCGCATCTTTTGGCAGGTGGTGCTTCTTTGCGAAACTATCGCGATTTAGGAAATAGTTTTCAAAATGAACGAACAGGTGGCACCACGGTTTGACCTCGAGATCGCGCAGCAGGGGACACGAATCTCGAATGCGCTCAATCTTCTGCGAAACCAGCAGTACCCTCCAGATGCAAAGAAGGGACTGCGCAAGTTCCAGATCGCCGAGGTCGCCGACTTCATCGGCGTGACTCAAAGCCATCTTCGTCAGTTGCACGCTGAGGGCAAGGGGCCTGAGGTCGAGACGGTG
This region of Mesorhizobium sp. CAU 1732 genomic DNA includes:
- a CDS encoding MarR family transcriptional regulator encodes the protein MPSQLESRWHNTIFATLTTHEIMSKPLPDETPNSRLRQLGMMNLLYSLQKADTALTITSVTEVTGMTRKAAQEAIDPLVARGLLKESWGRTSIGRGKARQYEIAPEIFVKLQGVYGA
- the repC gene encoding plasmid replication protein RepC, encoding MSTTESHTPHSWARPVAGVRQVTQASLDAQRAARRYAGSRSPRIKRVDALRIAKRAAAAMGLKAAKIAMIDKLFGFSPTADWESLDANPVVWPSNDALARQLGLSVSTTRYHLRGLAAAGLIAHTSHPTYQRRGVRNGQGHIVEAFGIDLSPIIMRYDELLEIALAYEQDGRERRELSCRRTQLRREIESVFAAARRDDIAGDWQPFQARLDRLREITPADSEAFHQLIDGLSALRDEVEGAFSDACERSNLDTAVIKFRQVQTTAESSPRRSSLAPAPRGLADSTHLRQWREPTSPSERRSKGSGQADADGPNTLRSGGDEITNVSLALVRTACPALAFHVPQVFDSWAQLRQSGRRLCAAASINPQVWTEAETHLGPDTAIAALAVTVQRAESGHVSCPGAYLRTLIQRGRKGQLRISRSLFALADRQHKTALPEIIASKPPDRGFPPGPISWTGWSELVRRHAPEPIPDAENVAEAFRAWCRKSNIDLEQPSIEVAFIGFCKKSRPRSNG
- a CDS encoding thermonuclease family protein encodes the protein MVVAAALWLAHLTGAVWAQQLPETVTGFAQVYDGVTFDLIESGSRYRTVTRVRLESVEACEIRQKAKLAGFDWPCGVVAAAWLVSSTMSRPVECRPTRILKGGGYWAQCFVENRDIGAEGIRVGMYVLAAPAGEVALPRYSELEENARQDREGLWSSEFMMPADWRRANGSYNPLAPSR